In one window of Meiothermus sp. DNA:
- a CDS encoding P-II family nitrogen regulator, with the protein MKLIVAIVRTEKLNDVLEALFKAEVRGLSISRVQGHGGETERVETYRGTTVKMELSEKVRLEIGVSDHFVEPTVRAILAGARTGEVGDGKIFVLPVEKVYRIRTGEEDTAAVTPVS; encoded by the coding sequence ATGAAACTGATTGTAGCCATCGTTCGGACGGAGAAGCTCAACGATGTGTTAGAGGCGCTTTTCAAAGCCGAGGTGCGGGGCCTTTCGATCAGCCGGGTGCAGGGTCATGGCGGCGAGACCGAGCGGGTCGAGACCTACCGGGGTACTACCGTTAAGATGGAACTCTCGGAAAAGGTGCGCCTGGAAATCGGTGTTTCCGACCACTTTGTCGAGCCTACCGTGCGGGCCATTCTGGCCGGTGCGCGCACTGGCGAGGTAGGGGACGGCAAAATTTTTGTGCTGCCGGTGGAAAAGGTCTACCGCATCCGTACCGGCGAGGAAGACACTGCGGCCGTAACCCCGGTTTCTTAA
- a CDS encoding VWA domain-containing protein, protein MGIGKITWVLLSWWILLAGAAAAEVRNPSRYVFVVDVSASMVGREDGRTVIFPQVQRELMRFAERFTDEIEIHLVPFSKEPLSVTRFVLPREREEMLRHIRSLRAEGSSSHIFGSLKRVYSELCDEPRAFFLFTDGLDNSAEPAQMPELRSQCPLSLVAIGALPKGFSDAWTGFRQNSLADESSRWPQTNPPAPERMASSEKRAPTEASGTPAPGDPPSSAEPVQAGVQKEYGEEPSPEPTPATAPANPGTSPAPPQPRPIPPTPQAQPRPKPAVPAPPPAVSTPSAPPPAVSTPSARPPAAPSQPRPAPTPVPRQPAEPTRPPPSAPPALVPPATPAKPTPPPTAVPTPPPPAAQPPPPKPAQYRLRAVGSPSLVDGAVVVVYRLEGSPEATLPLELSLKEVPPNLRARYNNYPEAISLRPGERFELRVSNPSTQEAVLETVFKVEGAPGALVELPPVLRLTVPPLGVSRGWPVWGWALMGLLGVMLLAGLGQMWGRLRQRAQTTLRAGPTSTGRGLSYGPSEGGEVRVLHPPTTPSLISLDFFGAAPEQRRKYLPTMMGEYDLGEAIGDPALERLRVHPRPEGLEILHIPGHLCLYLEARETLHPGQIVASGHTLYISDLSGSAIGLLSVQKM, encoded by the coding sequence ATGGGAATCGGGAAAATAACATGGGTTTTATTAAGTTGGTGGATTCTACTGGCGGGGGCCGCTGCTGCCGAAGTCAGAAACCCCTCACGGTACGTGTTTGTGGTAGATGTTTCGGCCTCGATGGTTGGGCGGGAGGATGGGCGCACGGTGATCTTTCCGCAGGTGCAACGCGAGTTGATGCGCTTTGCCGAACGGTTCACCGACGAAATCGAGATACACCTGGTGCCCTTTAGCAAGGAGCCCCTGAGCGTTACCCGGTTCGTGCTGCCGCGCGAGCGCGAGGAGATGTTGCGCCACATTCGCAGCCTGCGGGCTGAGGGCAGTTCCAGCCATATCTTTGGGAGCCTGAAGCGGGTCTATAGCGAGCTATGCGACGAACCTCGAGCCTTCTTTCTCTTTACCGATGGTCTGGACAACTCGGCAGAACCCGCCCAGATGCCGGAGCTACGGAGCCAATGTCCCCTCAGCCTGGTGGCAATAGGAGCGCTACCCAAAGGCTTTTCCGACGCCTGGACTGGGTTTCGGCAGAATAGCCTGGCCGACGAATCCTCGAGGTGGCCCCAGACCAACCCTCCTGCACCAGAAAGGATGGCCTCGAGCGAAAAAAGGGCCCCGACCGAAGCATCCGGTACGCCTGCTCCAGGAGACCCGCCCTCCAGCGCAGAGCCTGTCCAGGCTGGCGTACAAAAGGAATACGGCGAAGAACCAAGCCCAGAGCCCACCCCAGCTACTGCACCGGCCAACCCTGGAACCAGCCCAGCCCCGCCCCAGCCCCGCCCCATACCACCCACACCCCAGGCCCAGCCGCGCCCAAAACCTGCAGTACCGGCCCCACCTCCGGCCGTGTCCACCCCATCGGCCCCACCTCCGGCTGTGTCCACCCCATCGGCCCGACCTCCGGCAGCGCCGTCCCAGCCCAGGCCAGCCCCAACGCCGGTTCCCAGGCAACCTGCGGAACCGACCAGGCCCCCACCCAGCGCTCCTCCTGCGTTAGTACCCCCTGCCACACCGGCCAAACCCACCCCACCCCCCACAGCAGTACCTACCCCTCCGCCCCCCGCAGCCCAACCCCCGCCACCCAAACCTGCCCAGTACCGGCTGCGAGCGGTGGGATCACCCAGCCTGGTGGACGGGGCAGTGGTGGTGGTGTACCGCCTTGAGGGTAGCCCCGAAGCCACCCTGCCCCTCGAGCTCAGCCTGAAGGAAGTACCCCCCAACCTGCGGGCGCGCTACAATAACTACCCAGAAGCCATTTCTTTGCGCCCCGGGGAGCGGTTCGAGCTGCGCGTTTCCAATCCGAGCACACAAGAAGCCGTCCTCGAGACGGTCTTCAAAGTGGAAGGTGCTCCTGGCGCTCTGGTCGAGCTTCCCCCAGTCCTGCGACTAACGGTGCCCCCCCTTGGGGTCTCGCGGGGCTGGCCCGTCTGGGGGTGGGCTTTGATGGGGCTGCTGGGGGTGATGCTCCTGGCGGGGCTTGGCCAGATGTGGGGTCGCCTGCGCCAAAGGGCCCAGACCACCCTGCGGGCCGGGCCGACGAGCACGGGACGGGGTTTGAGCTATGGGCCATCCGAGGGAGGCGAGGTGCGGGTGTTACACCCTCCGACCACGCCCAGCCTGATCAGTCTGGATTTTTTTGGCGCAGCCCCAGAGCAGCGGCGCAAATACCTCCCGACCATGATGGGCGAGTACGACCTGGGAGAGGCTATAGGGGACCCGGCCCTCGAGCGCCTGCGGGTGCACCCCAGGCCGGAGGGGCTCGAGATTCTCCACATTCCCGGACACCTGTGCTTGTACCTCGAGGCCAGAGAAACCCTCCATCCAGGTCAGATCGTGGCATCGGGTCACACGCTTTACATCTCCGACCTCAGCGGGAGCGCTATCGGCCTTCTAAGCGTGCAAAAAATGTGA
- a CDS encoding ammonium transporter: MKNLRLPIFLGATLMGLAFAEDPEFSAADTAWMLVATGLVLLMTPALAFFYGGLVRSKNALNTMMMSFSALGFVAVAWALLGYTLALSGDGNFIGDLRYLFLNNVGMENKGAIASITIPHMLWMIFQGTFAIITAALVSGAVVERMRFPAFLLFITLWGLFVYAPIAKWVWGGGFLADLGAWDFAGGTVVHINSGIAALVAALVLGARKDFGRQAILPHNVPFVLLGAALLWFGWFGFNAGSAWAASATAGLALTNTILAPAATIVVWSLIDLMRTGRVTAVGLATAIVVGLVVITPAAAFVSPLFALVMGAIGAFPSYYVLLWRARSSLDDSLDVFAAHGVGGITGALLTGVFAQKAVNGLFDGLIAGNPAQVLIQAFAVLIAVVYSGAMTFLLLKLVGAITPLKAAVKEEGVGMDITQHGEEAYTSGEGAILVKSEAAMPVARPKAVGGTD; the protein is encoded by the coding sequence ATGAAAAACCTTCGACTACCGATATTCTTGGGGGCCACGCTAATGGGCCTGGCTTTTGCCGAAGACCCTGAGTTCAGCGCAGCCGACACCGCGTGGATGCTGGTGGCTACAGGTCTGGTGCTCTTGATGACCCCAGCGCTGGCCTTCTTCTATGGGGGGCTGGTGCGCTCCAAAAACGCTCTCAACACCATGATGATGAGCTTCTCGGCGCTCGGTTTTGTGGCGGTGGCCTGGGCCTTGTTGGGCTACACGCTGGCCCTCTCGGGCGATGGCAACTTTATTGGCGACCTGCGCTACTTGTTCCTGAATAACGTGGGTATGGAGAACAAAGGAGCCATTGCCTCCATAACCATTCCCCACATGCTCTGGATGATCTTCCAGGGCACCTTTGCTATCATCACCGCTGCGCTGGTCTCGGGGGCGGTGGTGGAGCGGATGCGCTTCCCGGCCTTTTTGCTATTCATCACCCTCTGGGGCCTCTTTGTGTATGCCCCCATCGCCAAGTGGGTCTGGGGGGGCGGCTTCCTGGCCGATCTGGGGGCCTGGGACTTTGCCGGCGGCACAGTGGTACACATCAACTCCGGGATTGCCGCTTTAGTAGCAGCCCTGGTGTTGGGAGCTCGCAAGGATTTCGGGCGGCAGGCCATCCTGCCCCACAATGTGCCCTTTGTGCTGCTGGGGGCGGCTCTGCTCTGGTTTGGCTGGTTTGGCTTCAATGCGGGTAGCGCCTGGGCGGCTAGTGCAACCGCAGGGCTGGCCCTGACCAACACCATCCTGGCTCCGGCGGCCACCATTGTGGTCTGGTCTCTGATTGACCTAATGCGCACGGGCCGGGTAACCGCTGTGGGGCTGGCCACCGCGATTGTGGTGGGTCTAGTAGTGATCACCCCGGCTGCTGCTTTTGTCTCGCCCTTATTTGCCCTGGTGATGGGTGCAATTGGGGCTTTCCCTAGCTACTATGTGCTGCTGTGGCGGGCCAGGAGCAGCCTGGACGACTCGCTTGATGTGTTTGCTGCGCACGGGGTGGGCGGTATCACCGGCGCTCTTCTGACCGGGGTATTTGCCCAGAAGGCGGTGAACGGCTTGTTCGACGGCCTAATTGCGGGCAATCCGGCTCAGGTGCTGATTCAGGCCTTTGCGGTGCTGATTGCTGTGGTCTACAGCGGCGCCATGACCTTTCTGCTGCTAAAACTGGTGGGGGCCATTACCCCGCTTAAGGCCGCAGTCAAGGAAGAGGGGGTGGGTATGGACATCACCCAGCACGGCGAAGAAGCCTACACCAGCGGCGAAGGCGCCATCCTGGTCAAGAGCGAAGCTGCCATGCCGGTGGCCAGACCCAAGGCCGTGGGCGGCACCGATTAG
- a CDS encoding MMPL family transporter, with the protein MFVRLGRFVTRYPLQVIFVWLLVVLLAIPAARMVPGRLAANASDVKNSEAQRVLQLLVEDFALPSTDRTVLVSESSLPESDPRFREIYNQLIANIEGLEGVVRLHRYDAPSPLQQQGSDGKITATLLDTRLENGEAVIEALRRAARAAQTPEIRFYVTGATAVTKDFLHLLEADVKRSELMALPLTGLVLLLAFGALVATGLPLMVGVVAITTGLAGLFFLTYLGEVSSFALSVITMLSLGAGIDYALLMVNRFREELAAGRSARTAAAITTQTAGRTVASSGLVVAIAMGAMLVPDLTFIRSMGVGGVMSIALTVLASITLLPAILSLLGERVNSPRRLVFKPTSSGQVSPFWGRWAQGVMLRPWMWAFGVAGLLLALAWPATQMKLGYTGAFGLGPNVESRKGLELIRQMGLGGTLDAFEVLLDLGEEGFTPENRARWRDLEQRLSAWPEVRLVVSPFLAGRLSGQGGFAELVGLSNQYVSQNRRYLRLTVIPRDAVQAPRIPEWYARLKQEARNAGFERVLLGGAPVGSMEFTQALVGAMPAAIGTVFVATFLLLAVAFRSLLIPLKSILMNTLTVGAAYGLITLIFQEGFAAGLVGAPTDVGGIDSSLPILLFAVIFGLSMDYEIFLLSRVQEAHLAGLDTPQAVRYALERTAGVITSAALIMIIVFSAFVFGQVVANKTIGLGLAVAVLLDATLVRLVLVPSVLVLAGRWNWWLPEPLRRMMPRVSLES; encoded by the coding sequence ATGTTTGTTCGCCTTGGCCGCTTTGTGACGCGATATCCGCTACAGGTTATTTTTGTTTGGCTCTTGGTGGTTTTGCTGGCTATTCCGGCAGCTCGCATGGTTCCAGGGCGTCTGGCGGCCAACGCCAGCGATGTAAAAAACAGCGAGGCCCAGAGGGTGTTGCAACTACTTGTCGAGGACTTTGCTCTGCCCTCGACAGATCGCACGGTGCTGGTGAGTGAATCCAGCCTGCCCGAAAGCGACCCCCGGTTTCGGGAGATCTACAATCAACTCATTGCCAACATCGAGGGCCTCGAGGGTGTGGTGCGCCTCCACCGCTACGATGCACCTAGCCCCTTGCAGCAACAGGGTTCCGACGGGAAGATTACCGCTACCTTGCTGGATACCCGCCTCGAGAACGGCGAGGCCGTGATTGAAGCCCTGCGGCGCGCGGCCCGTGCAGCTCAGACCCCTGAGATTCGCTTTTACGTGACCGGGGCCACTGCTGTCACCAAAGACTTTTTGCACCTGCTGGAAGCCGATGTCAAACGCAGCGAACTGATGGCCCTGCCCCTGACCGGGCTGGTGCTCTTGCTGGCCTTTGGGGCCCTGGTGGCCACCGGCCTGCCCCTGATGGTGGGGGTGGTGGCCATCACCACCGGCCTGGCCGGCTTGTTTTTCCTTACGTATTTGGGCGAGGTGAGTAGCTTTGCCCTTTCGGTGATTACCATGCTTTCGCTGGGGGCGGGGATTGACTATGCCTTGCTGATGGTCAACCGCTTCCGCGAAGAGCTGGCCGCGGGGCGTTCGGCGCGGACGGCGGCAGCCATCACCACCCAGACCGCCGGGCGGACGGTGGCCTCGAGCGGGCTGGTGGTGGCCATTGCCATGGGGGCCATGTTGGTGCCCGACCTGACCTTCATCCGCTCGATGGGGGTGGGTGGGGTGATGTCCATTGCCCTGACGGTACTGGCCTCGATTACCCTGCTGCCGGCTATTCTCTCGCTTTTGGGTGAGCGGGTGAATTCCCCGCGTCGCCTGGTCTTCAAACCCACCAGCAGCGGCCAGGTGAGCCCCTTCTGGGGCCGCTGGGCCCAGGGCGTGATGCTGCGTCCCTGGATGTGGGCGTTTGGGGTAGCCGGGCTGCTTCTGGCTTTGGCCTGGCCGGCCACCCAGATGAAGCTGGGCTACACCGGGGCTTTTGGACTCGGCCCGAATGTGGAGTCGCGCAAGGGCCTCGAGCTCATCCGACAGATGGGGCTCGGGGGCACCCTGGACGCTTTTGAAGTCCTCCTGGATCTGGGAGAAGAAGGCTTCACCCCGGAGAACCGGGCCCGCTGGCGCGACCTCGAGCAGCGCCTTTCAGCCTGGCCCGAGGTGCGGCTGGTGGTTTCGCCTTTTTTGGCCGGGCGGCTCTCGGGCCAGGGCGGCTTTGCCGAGCTGGTGGGCCTCTCCAACCAGTACGTGAGCCAGAACCGCCGCTACCTGCGCCTGACGGTGATTCCCCGCGATGCCGTACAGGCCCCCCGCATCCCCGAGTGGTACGCCAGGCTCAAGCAGGAAGCCCGGAACGCGGGCTTCGAGCGGGTGCTGCTGGGCGGTGCGCCGGTGGGCTCCATGGAGTTCACCCAGGCCCTGGTGGGGGCCATGCCAGCAGCCATCGGGACGGTCTTTGTGGCTACTTTTCTTTTGCTGGCCGTGGCCTTCCGCAGCCTCTTGATTCCCCTCAAGTCCATCCTGATGAACACCCTCACGGTGGGGGCAGCCTACGGCCTGATCACCCTGATCTTCCAGGAGGGTTTTGCTGCCGGACTGGTGGGGGCGCCCACCGATGTGGGGGGCATCGATAGCTCACTCCCCATCCTGCTCTTTGCGGTGATCTTTGGCCTCTCGATGGACTACGAAATCTTTTTGCTCTCCCGCGTCCAGGAGGCCCACCTGGCCGGGCTGGACACCCCCCAGGCGGTGCGCTATGCCCTGGAGCGAACCGCCGGGGTGATCACCAGTGCGGCCCTGATCATGATTATTGTCTTCTCGGCCTTTGTGTTTGGGCAGGTGGTGGCCAACAAGACCATCGGCCTGGGTCTGGCGGTGGCGGTCTTGCTGGATGCCACCCTGGTGCGGCTGGTGCTGGTGCCCTCGGTGCTGGTACTGGCGGGTCGGTGGAACTGGTGGCTGCCGGAGCCGCTCCGCCGGATGATGCCTAGAGTGAGCCTGGAATCCTAA
- a CDS encoding DeoR family transcriptional regulator, producing the protein MTERQRRILHLLVDSYIQTQNPVSSGVLAEQLSLSPATVRYELIELELQGLIGKPHASAGRVPTRAGFRHYALSKLPPNPLPQATQDKLAQVLEDAGPRREALVVQVASKLSGYPALLRLRPQRAPKLLQVHLSNLTPGKVLAVAVLEGGRVREARIELSFTPTEAQLSEAEQRLFKATQPVMASTPAMMELYESIGRAFAHGSQEEYREGMGLLLSEPEAQNPLFLRQAIAVFETPSDSTFTPPGGVNVRVGEDEGLSLVQAGIGVNDQVGELSLLGPVRMRYEKALSVAFTMSQAYMGK; encoded by the coding sequence ATGACCGAGCGGCAACGGCGCATTCTGCATCTGCTGGTAGATAGCTATATCCAGACCCAGAACCCCGTATCTTCGGGGGTACTGGCAGAGCAGTTGTCGTTGTCGCCTGCCACAGTGCGCTACGAGTTAATTGAACTCGAGCTGCAAGGCTTGATCGGCAAGCCCCACGCCTCCGCTGGCCGCGTCCCTACCCGCGCAGGGTTCCGCCACTATGCCCTGTCCAAACTGCCCCCCAACCCCTTACCCCAGGCCACCCAGGACAAGCTGGCCCAGGTGCTAGAGGACGCCGGCCCCAGGCGCGAAGCGCTGGTAGTCCAGGTGGCCTCCAAGCTCTCGGGCTATCCAGCCTTGTTACGCCTACGGCCACAGCGTGCACCCAAACTGCTACAAGTGCACCTTTCCAACCTGACACCCGGCAAGGTGCTGGCTGTTGCCGTTCTGGAAGGCGGGCGGGTACGCGAGGCCCGCATAGAGCTATCCTTCACCCCCACCGAAGCCCAGCTGAGTGAAGCAGAGCAACGCTTGTTTAAAGCCACCCAGCCTGTTATGGCCAGCACGCCCGCCATGATGGAGTTGTACGAATCCATCGGAAGAGCATTTGCCCATGGCAGCCAGGAGGAATACCGCGAAGGAATGGGGTTGTTGCTCAGCGAGCCGGAGGCCCAGAACCCCCTGTTTTTACGCCAGGCTATAGCGGTTTTTGAGACCCCCAGCGACTCCACCTTCACCCCCCCCGGGGGTGTGAACGTCCGGGTCGGCGAGGACGAGGGGCTCTCACTGGTACAGGCCGGAATCGGGGTTAACGATCAGGTGGGCGAACTCTCGCTGCTGGGCCCGGTACGCATGCGTTACGAAAAGGCCCTCTCGGTAGCCTTCACCATGAGCCAGGCGTATATGGGGAAGTAA